The Prevotella melaninogenica genome window below encodes:
- the lgt gene encoding prolipoprotein diacylglyceryl transferase — MNNLLYIAWQPSEVIFQLGSLPIRWYGMCWLVGLALGFFMMQWLFKRHKFPPSQFDPLFLYVFFGVLLGARLGHCLFYEPEEFLTSWKGIMTIFIPIREMADGSWKYVGYQGLASHGGVAGLLIALFLYIRRTKMNTWVVLDFFGIVSGITACFIRLGNLMNSEIIGKVTDVPWAFIFYNVDDKPRHPGQLYEAIAYLIIFLFIYFIYRKYPKKVGTGLYFGLCLTLIFTFRFFIEYTKEIQEAFEAGLPIDMGQILSIPLIALGVWSILRSRGKEGKLT, encoded by the coding sequence ATGAACAATCTACTTTATATTGCATGGCAGCCAAGTGAAGTGATTTTCCAGCTTGGTTCCCTTCCTATTCGTTGGTATGGCATGTGCTGGCTGGTAGGTCTTGCTTTGGGATTCTTTATGATGCAGTGGCTTTTTAAGCGTCATAAATTTCCTCCATCACAGTTTGATCCACTCTTCCTCTATGTCTTCTTTGGCGTATTGCTTGGTGCCCGCTTGGGTCATTGTCTCTTTTATGAGCCAGAGGAGTTCCTCACTTCTTGGAAAGGAATCATGACTATCTTTATTCCTATTCGTGAAATGGCTGACGGTTCATGGAAGTATGTGGGTTATCAAGGACTTGCATCGCATGGTGGAGTGGCTGGATTACTGATTGCCCTCTTCCTTTATATTCGCAGGACGAAGATGAATACGTGGGTAGTACTTGACTTCTTCGGTATCGTATCAGGTATCACAGCTTGTTTTATTCGCCTTGGAAACCTGATGAATTCAGAGATTATTGGTAAGGTAACAGACGTTCCTTGGGCTTTTATCTTCTATAATGTAGACGATAAACCACGCCATCCAGGACAGCTCTATGAGGCAATAGCCTACTTAATTATCTTCCTTTTTATTTACTTCATATATAGGAAATATCCTAAGAAAGTGGGTACAGGACTTTATTTCGGACTCTGTCTTACACTTATCTTCACCTTCCGTTTCTTCATTGAATACACTAAGGAGATACAGGAAGCATTTGAGGCAGGTCTACCAATCGATATGGGACAGATATTAAGTATTCCTCTTATTGCCCTCGGTGTATGGTCAATTCTACGCTCAAGAGGAAAAGAAGGAAAACTAACATAA
- a CDS encoding DUF3108 domain-containing protein has translation MKKLKIYIVCLFAMIAVSATAQCTFRNTAFSSGEYLTYNLYYNWKFIWVKAGTASWYTVSSTYKGIPAYRASLTTRGNGKLDDYFILRDTLLTYNSKQMEPLYFRKGAREGKRYTVDEIFYTYPNGRCKLRQHRINNEGKHQWMENTYDDCCFDMMSIFLRARSFNPENWKKGEVVKFPIVDGNSRHAARIVYGGKENIKADNNHKYRCLRLTYYEYEDEKWREIANFYVTDDSNHIPVRLDMSLKFGSAKAFLVSMKGINSPITSEIK, from the coding sequence ATGAAAAAGTTGAAGATTTATATAGTTTGTCTCTTTGCGATGATTGCCGTCAGTGCCACCGCACAGTGTACATTCCGTAATACGGCTTTTAGCAGTGGAGAGTACCTTACCTACAACCTTTATTATAACTGGAAGTTTATTTGGGTAAAGGCAGGTACAGCTTCTTGGTACACAGTTTCCTCTACTTATAAGGGTATTCCGGCTTATCGTGCTTCGTTGACGACACGTGGTAATGGTAAGCTTGATGATTACTTTATATTACGAGACACATTACTTACTTATAATTCAAAGCAGATGGAGCCACTCTACTTCCGTAAGGGAGCAAGGGAAGGAAAGCGATATACGGTGGATGAGATATTCTATACTTATCCAAATGGTAGGTGTAAGCTACGCCAACATAGAATCAACAACGAAGGAAAACATCAATGGATGGAGAATACATACGATGATTGTTGTTTCGATATGATGAGTATCTTCCTTCGTGCACGTAGTTTCAATCCAGAGAACTGGAAGAAAGGTGAGGTGGTGAAGTTCCCTATCGTAGATGGAAACAGCCGCCATGCCGCTCGTATAGTTTATGGTGGTAAGGAGAATATCAAGGCCGACAATAATCATAAGTATCGTTGTTTGCGTCTCACCTATTATGAATATGAGGATGAGAAATGGCGCGAAATAGCTAATTTCTATGTAACGGACGACAGCAACCATATCCCTGTTCGTCTTGATATGAGTTTGAAGTTTGGTTCAGCAAAGGCTTTCCTTGTTTCTATGAAGGGAATTAATAGTCCGATTACATCAGAGATAAAATAG
- a CDS encoding RNA polymerase sigma factor, which translates to MDNLQNEQDFSRIVREHKSTIYTVCYMFSKDEDEVNDLFQEVLINLWKGLQNFRGESDVRTWIYRISLNTCISCDRKKRKRKTIPLTMNINPFTDSDDDSRQIQQLNRRISQLGPFDRAIILLWLENMSYEEIGEIVGISTKNVSVRLFRIKEKLKKTSETTKE; encoded by the coding sequence ATGGACAACCTACAAAATGAACAAGACTTCTCACGCATCGTGAGAGAACATAAAAGCACCATCTACACCGTGTGCTATATGTTCTCAAAGGATGAAGATGAGGTGAACGACCTCTTTCAAGAGGTATTGATAAACCTTTGGAAGGGTCTGCAGAACTTCCGGGGAGAAAGCGATGTACGCACGTGGATCTATCGTATCAGCCTCAACACTTGCATCTCTTGTGACCGAAAGAAACGGAAACGGAAAACGATTCCACTTACGATGAACATCAATCCCTTTACGGATAGTGATGATGACAGCCGACAGATACAGCAACTTAACCGTCGTATCAGCCAGTTAGGTCCTTTCGACCGAGCTATCATCCTCCTTTGGTTGGAGAATATGAGCTATGAAGAGATTGGCGAAATCGTCGGTATCAGTACGAAGAATGTCTCCGTAAGACTATTCAGAATCAAAGAGAAACTGAAGAAAACGAGTGAAACAACAAAGGAGTAG
- a CDS encoding DUF4974 domain-containing protein — MKKDNYGQMERLLDMTEHPDQYTDEQLNELLRDDELRQTYQLISDTTSAYEYRRTSDKLTDEIIEEEWHKLMEKKSTSKPVHRYYRQVAAVVIGILTVSGIAVAAVSIVKGSKKRLATDSEVAITNNMTHTKTLQEKGSTRTTVTYSKLKEKKVGEILPPKQFDNVMLQDIVQEISDYYGTKTVCRNPEAGQLRLRFLWNRDQSVEHAVETLNMFEKVQLTLADSTITID, encoded by the coding sequence ATGAAGAAAGATAATTACGGACAGATGGAAAGGTTGCTTGACATGACGGAGCATCCTGACCAATATACTGATGAACAGCTTAATGAACTGTTGCGTGATGATGAGTTGAGGCAAACGTATCAGCTTATATCAGACACTACCAGTGCATACGAGTATAGACGGACTTCCGATAAACTGACAGATGAAATCATAGAAGAGGAATGGCACAAGTTGATGGAAAAGAAATCTACCTCCAAACCTGTACACCGTTATTACAGACAGGTAGCTGCAGTAGTCATCGGTATTCTCACTGTATCGGGAATTGCCGTAGCTGCGGTTAGCATTGTCAAAGGTAGTAAAAAACGGTTGGCAACTGATTCAGAGGTTGCAATCACAAACAATATGACTCATACAAAAACATTACAGGAAAAAGGCTCTACACGCACAACTGTCACATACAGCAAGCTGAAAGAAAAGAAAGTCGGGGAGATACTTCCTCCCAAACAGTTTGATAATGTTATGTTACAGGACATTGTCCAGGAAATATCAGATTACTATGGGACAAAGACTGTCTGTCGTAACCCAGAAGCAGGACAGCTGCGTTTACGCTTTCTTTGGAACAGAGACCAAAGTGTGGAACACGCAGTAGAGACACTAAACATGTTTGAGAAAGTACAGCTAACTTTGGCTGACAGTACAATCACCATAGACTAA
- a CDS encoding outer membrane beta-barrel family protein: MRKHLFLGILLLIACVVQAQHITRNYNKTSLPHVLTDIDNASQRYTINFIYNELEDFTVTVNLRNRTVPEAIREVLGFYPMRMTVSDSLIFVECTQKVPTKVIGHIVDQHNQPVPFANVALLNPSDSSFINGGVTNNGGDFVIPCSQRKVLLRVSFVGFATYYKLINVGNIGTIRMKTDPYTLKSVTVKGMRRVIKNDVDRLQYLVSNDPFSKGMNGIEVMGRVPMLNVSDESVSIVGKGITHIMLDGHILEMTADAVKAKLRSLKAEDIERIEVITIPPAKYKAEANAGYINIVMKRDQSKGWSGSISEEIQRQYRGRYFQDINLNYASRKFELSTGLGMSLDKVINNSYSVYDFKDGHQRSTRKRTISPWPSYNADAIVKYHANKRMELGVMTSFYANHTSTNHTFISINRDTTFTTAHSPAVWNNNISTTLYAEYKLDSLEKTVSVNYNFFNSNAPTQSENVSVTNGMTESLRNKSKANYKINALKLDFSLPFKHLYMETGASFSAIRNKTSLMLENLANGQWRYNADESNEFLYKERTLAAYLSAKKLLTEKLQLQAGLRYEHTWTESNQLTQRQISRSHYGRFYPTLHLNWQLKDNQNLALAANWGIERPNFNDLNPFRIYTSTTDYMTGNPYLTAAYTRNVEINYSNGKGLYAVLYNNHGKGEMGWRTQFLENGSQVTGPYDGLRHEKTGIYVNYNRNVLTWLNLNIGGEVYYYDSHSDYQTDVLQIHGWGKRAEGSLSFMFNHQKTLIGEVSYRHWFREYFAQTQSDPHAYLRMSLKYSCLNDRLKISLTISDPFHQNINRNTIFYQEYTNTNQFDNHSRYIGLRATWSFGGKQVHRTYHDNRDTESQRAK; encoded by the coding sequence ATGAGAAAGCATCTCTTTCTTGGTATACTGCTGCTGATTGCTTGTGTTGTACAGGCGCAGCATATTACCAGAAACTATAATAAGACATCCCTACCACATGTGCTGACTGATATTGACAATGCCAGTCAGCGGTACACAATCAACTTCATTTATAATGAATTAGAGGATTTTACAGTCACTGTAAACCTACGTAACCGCACCGTCCCCGAAGCAATACGGGAGGTATTGGGTTTCTATCCCATGCGCATGACCGTCAGTGATAGCCTTATCTTCGTAGAATGTACACAAAAAGTACCTACAAAGGTCATCGGACACATTGTTGATCAGCACAACCAGCCTGTACCGTTTGCCAATGTAGCTTTGTTGAATCCATCGGATTCCAGTTTCATCAATGGCGGAGTGACCAATAACGGGGGAGACTTTGTCATACCATGTAGTCAACGGAAGGTCTTACTACGGGTTTCTTTCGTTGGATTTGCTACTTACTATAAGCTGATTAATGTCGGCAATATCGGTACTATCCGTATGAAGACTGACCCATATACACTAAAGTCTGTGACGGTAAAAGGGATGCGTCGGGTTATTAAAAATGATGTTGACCGACTGCAATATCTCGTCAGTAATGACCCTTTCTCCAAGGGGATGAATGGTATAGAAGTGATGGGGCGTGTACCAATGCTAAATGTCAGTGACGAAAGTGTCAGCATCGTAGGTAAGGGCATTACCCATATCATGCTTGATGGACATATCCTTGAAATGACTGCCGATGCTGTAAAGGCAAAACTCCGCAGCCTGAAGGCAGAAGATATTGAGCGTATAGAGGTGATAACTATTCCACCTGCAAAATATAAGGCAGAAGCCAATGCGGGATACATAAACATCGTCATGAAACGTGACCAGTCAAAAGGGTGGAGTGGGAGTATCAGTGAGGAAATACAACGACAGTACCGTGGGAGGTATTTCCAAGATATAAACCTCAACTATGCCAGCAGGAAATTTGAGCTGTCCACTGGTCTGGGAATGTCTTTGGATAAAGTAATCAACAACTCATATTCTGTCTATGACTTCAAAGATGGGCACCAGCGCAGTACAAGAAAGCGGACCATATCCCCTTGGCCGTCGTATAATGCTGATGCCATCGTGAAATATCATGCTAACAAGCGCATGGAACTGGGTGTTATGACATCATTCTATGCCAATCACACCTCTACCAATCACACGTTTATCTCAATTAACAGGGACACAACATTTACGACAGCCCATTCCCCTGCTGTCTGGAACAACAACATAAGTACGACACTGTATGCAGAATACAAGCTCGACTCATTGGAGAAGACAGTCAGTGTGAACTATAATTTCTTCAACAGCAATGCTCCCACACAAAGCGAGAACGTATCGGTAACAAACGGAATGACTGAATCACTACGCAATAAAAGCAAGGCAAATTACAAGATAAATGCCTTAAAACTTGATTTTTCCCTTCCCTTCAAGCATCTCTATATGGAGACTGGGGCATCTTTCTCAGCCATCCGCAATAAGACAAGTCTGATGCTGGAGAACCTTGCCAACGGACAGTGGAGATACAATGCAGATGAAAGTAATGAATTCTTGTATAAGGAACGAACCCTCGCTGCCTATTTATCAGCAAAGAAACTACTCACAGAAAAACTTCAGCTACAAGCTGGATTACGCTACGAACATACATGGACGGAAAGCAACCAGCTTACACAAAGACAGATCAGTCGTAGTCATTACGGACGTTTCTATCCCACTCTGCACCTCAACTGGCAATTAAAAGATAATCAGAATCTGGCACTTGCCGCTAATTGGGGAATAGAACGACCTAATTTCAATGACCTCAATCCTTTCCGCATCTATACCTCCACCACTGATTACATGACGGGAAACCCTTACCTCACAGCTGCCTACACCCGCAACGTGGAGATAAATTATAGTAACGGAAAAGGACTTTATGCCGTTCTCTACAACAATCATGGCAAAGGAGAGATGGGCTGGAGAACCCAATTCCTCGAAAATGGAAGTCAGGTAACTGGTCCTTATGACGGATTGCGCCATGAAAAGACAGGTATCTATGTTAATTATAACCGCAATGTCCTGACATGGCTGAACCTTAACATAGGAGGAGAAGTATATTACTATGATTCTCACTCCGATTACCAAACGGACGTGTTACAGATACATGGATGGGGTAAGCGTGCTGAAGGTTCACTCTCTTTTATGTTCAACCATCAGAAGACACTCATTGGCGAGGTTAGCTATCGTCACTGGTTCCGAGAGTATTTTGCACAAACTCAAAGTGATCCTCATGCTTACCTGCGGATGAGTCTTAAATACAGCTGCCTGAATGACCGCTTGAAAATAAGTCTTACTATTAGCGATCCCTTCCATCAGAATATCAATCGAAATACCATATTCTATCAAGAATATACTAACACGAACCAATTTGATAATCATTCTCGATATATCGGACTTCGTGCTACATGGTCATTTGGTGGCAAACAGGTTCATCGTACCTATCATGACAACCGTGATACAGAATCACAGCGCGCAAAGTAG
- a CDS encoding RNA polymerase sigma factor encodes MSKEETIEHLFRMHYGVMFRLAVAMLYDSDEAKDAVSEVFARLFRDNTHLPKKGTSGYLLVSVRNQCLDIIRQKQLRERVNKLLTTETETEPDLSHVQHQTDRYMALLAFADSKLTSQTRTVFRLRFDQRLSYKAIAEQTGISEAAVYKHLAQAIKKMKEQFNPNQK; translated from the coding sequence ATGTCAAAAGAAGAAACCATTGAGCACCTGTTCCGAATGCACTACGGTGTAATGTTCAGACTGGCAGTAGCAATGCTGTACGATTCTGATGAGGCAAAAGATGCCGTGAGTGAGGTATTTGCACGATTATTCCGTGACAATACTCACCTGCCTAAGAAAGGAACAAGTGGCTATCTGCTTGTAAGTGTACGCAATCAGTGTTTAGATATCATCAGACAGAAACAGTTGAGAGAGCGTGTTAATAAGCTGTTGACAACAGAAACAGAAACAGAACCTGACTTATCGCACGTACAGCACCAGACTGATCGATACATGGCATTATTGGCATTTGCAGATAGTAAGCTGACATCACAGACGCGCACAGTCTTCCGTCTACGCTTTGATCAGAGACTATCTTATAAAGCCATTGCAGAACAAACTGGCATCAGTGAAGCTGCCGTATACAAGCACTTAGCACAGGCAATTAAGAAGATGAAAGAACAATTTAATCCTAACCAGAAATGA
- a CDS encoding ketopantoate reductase family protein, with product MDILIIGLGVIGTTYASVFKEAGHNVEHYIREGSNKEYISNIEVTLLDGRESSKGIQVKKEYTVNPHSKKEYDMIFVSISQGKIANVMEILRKEAFKGTILLCCNLWYDKQYLDKIMQGYDYILGFPVAGGCIKIKKEELATKAELDCCLFDHFMIESKNKTTISNYEAISNLFKSTNIKLEKPYDMLEWIWIHMAINAAVISVIGKNGDINDSIASVHKLMNSLKLLATTIKTIRETTKIAASRGINMKYYRNELWVYKLPAQLSAIFMKRMFATNNLTRRIMELHGNIDDLLYICNSVYKEGKINNVSAPLFYQYLEDVTRRITNK from the coding sequence ATGGATATATTAATTATAGGATTAGGAGTTATCGGAACAACTTATGCTTCTGTGTTTAAAGAGGCTGGACACAATGTTGAACATTACATTCGGGAAGGAAGTAATAAGGAATATATAAGCAATATTGAAGTTACATTATTAGATGGAAGAGAATCATCAAAGGGTATTCAAGTCAAAAAAGAATATACAGTAAATCCACATTCAAAGAAAGAATATGACATGATTTTCGTAAGTATCTCACAAGGGAAGATTGCCAATGTGATGGAGATACTACGAAAAGAAGCATTCAAAGGCACAATACTCTTATGCTGTAATCTATGGTATGACAAGCAATATCTTGATAAAATTATGCAAGGATATGATTATATCTTAGGCTTTCCCGTTGCTGGAGGTTGCATAAAAATAAAAAAAGAAGAGCTTGCTACTAAAGCTGAACTTGATTGTTGTTTATTCGATCATTTCATGATAGAGTCTAAAAATAAGACAACCATATCAAATTATGAGGCTATTTCTAATCTATTTAAGTCCACTAACATCAAACTTGAAAAACCTTATGACATGTTGGAATGGATATGGATACATATGGCTATCAACGCTGCAGTTATCTCTGTCATAGGTAAAAATGGAGACATAAATGACAGTATAGCATCAGTTCATAAACTTATGAATTCTCTAAAGCTATTGGCAACTACAATTAAAACTATTCGTGAGACAACAAAAATAGCTGCTTCACGTGGTATTAATATGAAATACTACAGAAATGAATTATGGGTATATAAACTACCAGCTCAACTTTCTGCCATTTTCATGAAGCGTATGTTTGCCACAAATAATCTTACAAGAAGGATTATGGAACTACATGGAAACATTGATGACTTATTGTATATATGCAATAGCGTATATAAAGAAGGAAAAATAAACAATGTTTCAGCTCCACTTTTTTATCAGTATTTAGAAGATGTTACAAGAAGAATTACAAATAAATAA
- the ychF gene encoding redox-regulated ATPase YchF — protein sequence MALKCGIVGLPNVGKSTLFNCLSSAKAQAANFPFCTIEPNLGVITVPDERLNKLAEIVHPGRIVPATCEIVDIAGLVKGASKGEGLGNKFLGNIRECDAIIHVIRCFEDDNVVREGGMAVNPIEDKEIIDTELQLKDLETIEAQLAKQQKVAAAGNKDAKVMVSVLEAYKEVLEQGKNARSVEFESKEEQQAAHDLFLLTTKPVLYVCNVDESSAKTGNEYSQMIEKIAAEEGAEAMIIAAKTEEDIASLESYEDKKMFLDELGLEESGVSRLINKAYHLLNLQTFITAGEMEVKAWTFHKGWKAPQCAGVIHTDFEKGFIRAEVIKYDDYIKYGSEAAIREAGKLGIEGKEYVVQDGDIMHFRFNV from the coding sequence ATGGCATTAAAATGTGGTATAGTAGGACTGCCAAACGTAGGTAAGTCTACACTTTTCAACTGCTTGAGCAGTGCCAAAGCACAAGCAGCTAATTTCCCTTTCTGTACGATTGAGCCGAACCTTGGCGTAATTACCGTTCCAGACGAGCGTTTGAATAAGCTCGCTGAGATTGTTCATCCGGGACGAATCGTACCTGCTACCTGTGAGATTGTCGACATCGCAGGACTTGTTAAGGGTGCTTCAAAGGGCGAAGGATTGGGCAACAAGTTCCTTGGTAATATCCGTGAGTGTGATGCTATCATTCATGTAATCCGCTGTTTCGAGGACGATAACGTGGTACGTGAGGGTGGTATGGCAGTCAACCCGATTGAAGATAAGGAGATTATCGATACAGAGTTGCAGCTCAAAGACCTTGAAACCATCGAGGCACAGCTTGCTAAACAGCAGAAAGTTGCTGCTGCAGGCAATAAAGATGCTAAGGTAATGGTATCTGTCTTGGAGGCTTATAAGGAAGTGTTAGAGCAGGGTAAGAATGCTCGTAGCGTTGAGTTTGAAAGTAAAGAAGAACAGCAAGCAGCGCACGACCTCTTCCTCCTGACAACAAAACCTGTACTTTACGTTTGCAATGTAGACGAATCAAGTGCGAAGACAGGTAATGAATACAGTCAGATGATTGAGAAGATTGCTGCTGAGGAAGGTGCTGAAGCAATGATCATCGCGGCTAAGACAGAGGAAGATATCGCTTCTTTGGAGAGTTATGAGGACAAGAAAATGTTCCTTGACGAGCTTGGATTGGAAGAGAGTGGTGTGAGCCGACTTATCAATAAAGCATATCATCTGCTCAATCTCCAGACCTTCATCACCGCTGGTGAGATGGAGGTAAAGGCATGGACCTTCCATAAAGGATGGAAAGCACCACAATGTGCGGGAGTTATCCATACCGACTTTGAGAAGGGATTCATCCGTGCAGAGGTCATCAAGTACGACGATTACATCAAATATGGTTCTGAGGCAGCTATTCGTGAGGCTGGTAAACTCGGTATCGAAGGTAAGGAGTACGTTGTACAAGACGGTGACATCATGCACTTTAGATTTAATGTATAG
- the mutS gene encoding DNA mismatch repair protein MutS, with translation MAKDDKGLTPMMKQFFSMKAQHPGALMLFRCGDFYETYGEDAVESARILGITLTRRNNGGNGDSIEMAGFPHHALDTYLPKLIRAGKRVAICDQLEDPKKKREEIKGKKCLSAMDKMVKRGITELVTPGVAMSDNVLNYKENNFLAAVHFGKGSCGVSFLDISTGEFLTGEGTFDYVEKLLGNFQPKEVLFDRAKKQDFERYFGTRLCTFEMDDWVFTDQTARQKLLKHFGTKNLKGFGVDHLNNGVVAAGAILQYLEITQHTQINHITSLARIEEDKYVRMDRFTIRSLELIAPMNEDGSSLLNVIDNTITPMGGRMLRRWMVFPLKDEKPINERLDVVDYLFREPDFRECINEQFHRIGDLERIISKVAVGRVSPREVVQLKNALMAIQPVKTACLYAKSDTLKRIGEQLNLCESLRDRIEKEIQPDPPQLVNKGDVIALGFNQELDDLRSIRDNGKQYLLEIQEKEIAQTGITSLKIGFNNVFGYYLEVRNTFKDKVPENWIRKQTLAQAERYITPELKEYEEKILGADEKILALETQLYMELIQDMQEFIPQIQINANLIAHLDCLLSFMKVSQLQRYVRPVVDDSEVIDIKQGRHPVIETQLPIGEQYVPNDVLLDTEHQQIMMITGPNMAGKSALLRQTALIVLLAQIGCFVPAERARIGMVDKIFTRVGASDNISLGESTFMVEMTEASNILNNVTSRSLVLFDELGRGTSTYDGISIAWAIVEYLHEHSRAQARTLFATHYHELNEMEKNFPRIKNFNVSVKEVDGKIIFVRKLEKGGSEHSFGIHVAEIAGMPRSIVKRANIILKELEKDNSQVGSVGKAAVERLDQSREGVQLSFFQLDDPVLTQIRDEILGLDVNNLTPVEALNKLNDIKKILKG, from the coding sequence ATGGCAAAAGATGATAAGGGACTTACCCCGATGATGAAACAGTTCTTCTCAATGAAGGCACAACATCCTGGTGCATTGATGCTCTTTAGGTGTGGCGACTTCTATGAGACGTATGGTGAGGATGCTGTGGAGTCAGCAAGAATACTCGGTATTACCCTTACACGTCGTAACAATGGTGGTAACGGCGACTCGATAGAGATGGCTGGTTTCCCACATCATGCCCTTGATACTTATCTTCCTAAGCTTATTCGTGCTGGAAAGCGTGTGGCTATCTGCGACCAATTAGAAGATCCAAAGAAGAAACGCGAGGAAATCAAAGGCAAGAAGTGTCTGTCGGCTATGGACAAGATGGTGAAGCGTGGTATCACAGAACTTGTCACTCCAGGTGTAGCCATGAGCGATAACGTATTGAACTATAAGGAAAATAACTTCCTTGCTGCGGTACATTTCGGTAAAGGGTCATGTGGTGTCAGTTTCTTAGACATATCTACAGGAGAGTTCCTGACAGGTGAAGGCACCTTTGATTACGTCGAAAAACTATTGGGTAACTTCCAACCAAAGGAGGTACTCTTCGACCGTGCAAAGAAACAAGACTTTGAACGCTACTTTGGTACACGCCTTTGTACGTTCGAGATGGACGATTGGGTGTTTACTGATCAGACGGCTCGACAGAAGCTATTAAAGCATTTTGGAACAAAGAACTTAAAGGGTTTCGGTGTCGACCATCTGAATAATGGCGTCGTTGCAGCAGGTGCTATTCTGCAGTATTTAGAGATAACACAGCACACACAAATCAATCATATCACTTCTTTGGCACGTATCGAAGAAGATAAATACGTGCGTATGGACCGTTTTACCATCCGTTCTTTGGAGTTGATTGCCCCAATGAATGAGGATGGTTCATCGCTTTTGAATGTCATTGACAATACGATTACGCCAATGGGCGGACGTATGTTGCGCCGTTGGATGGTCTTCCCACTGAAAGATGAAAAGCCTATCAATGAGCGTTTAGACGTGGTTGATTATCTCTTCCGAGAGCCAGACTTCCGCGAATGTATCAATGAACAGTTCCATCGCATTGGCGACTTAGAGCGTATTATATCAAAGGTAGCTGTCGGTCGTGTGTCACCTCGTGAGGTAGTGCAGCTGAAGAATGCCCTTATGGCTATCCAACCCGTCAAGACAGCTTGCCTTTATGCAAAGAGCGATACGCTGAAGAGGATTGGAGAACAGCTGAACCTCTGTGAGTCTTTACGTGATAGAATAGAGAAAGAGATACAGCCTGACCCTCCACAGTTAGTCAATAAAGGTGACGTGATAGCCTTAGGTTTTAACCAAGAACTCGATGATTTGCGTTCTATTCGTGATAATGGAAAGCAGTATCTGTTAGAGATTCAAGAGAAGGAGATTGCTCAGACGGGTATTACTTCATTGAAGATAGGATTTAATAACGTGTTCGGCTATTACTTGGAGGTGCGTAATACCTTTAAAGATAAGGTGCCTGAGAATTGGATTCGTAAGCAAACATTAGCGCAGGCAGAGCGTTATATCACCCCTGAACTTAAAGAATACGAGGAGAAGATACTTGGTGCGGATGAGAAGATATTGGCTTTGGAGACTCAGCTTTATATGGAGTTGATACAGGATATGCAGGAGTTTATTCCGCAGATACAAATCAATGCAAATCTCATTGCTCATCTCGACTGTCTTCTTTCGTTTATGAAAGTATCGCAGTTGCAGCGTTATGTACGCCCAGTAGTGGACGATTCGGAGGTTATAGACATTAAACAGGGTCGCCATCCAGTGATTGAAACACAGTTACCGATAGGTGAACAATATGTGCCTAATGATGTATTGCTTGATACGGAACACCAACAGATCATGATGATTACGGGTCCGAATATGGCAGGTAAGTCTGCTTTGTTGCGTCAGACAGCCCTCATCGTATTGTTAGCACAGATAGGTTGCTTTGTTCCTGCTGAACGAGCACGCATCGGAATGGTGGATAAAATCTTCACACGTGTGGGTGCTTCGGATAACATTTCATTAGGAGAATCAACCTTTATGGTTGAGATGACGGAGGCTTCAAACATTCTTAATAACGTTACTTCACGCTCTTTAGTGCTCTTTGATGAGTTAGGACGTGGTACAAGTACCTACGATGGAATTAGCATTGCATGGGCGATTGTAGAGTATCTGCACGAACATTCGCGTGCACAAGCACGTACCCTCTTTGCTACACACTACCATGAATTGAACGAGATGGAGAAGAATTTCCCTCGTATCAAGAACTTCAACGTCTCTGTAAAGGAAGTGGATGGAAAGATAATCTTCGTTCGTAAGTTAGAGAAAGGTGGTAGTGAGCATTCCTTTGGTATTCATGTGGCAGAGATAGCGGGTATGCCTCGTTCTATTGTTAAGCGTGCAAACATTATACTTAAGGAGCTTGAGAAAGATAACTCACAGGTGGGTAGTGTCGGTAAGGCTGCCGTTGAGCGTCTTGATCAGAGCAGAGAAGGTGTTCAACTCTCCTTCTTCCAACTCGATGATCCCGTCCTCACACAGATTCGTGACGAAATCCTCGGTCTTGATGTCAATAACCTTACACCTGTTGAAGCCCTCAACAAGCTGAATGATATTAAGAAGATATTGAAAGGGTAA